In the Telopea speciosissima isolate NSW1024214 ecotype Mountain lineage chromosome 2, Tspe_v1, whole genome shotgun sequence genome, one interval contains:
- the LOC122651270 gene encoding nuclear pore complex protein NUP1-like isoform X4: MSTAAAGGYEGGAGGKFRKRPFRKQATPYDRPVSALRNPVEGGNNNGWLSKIVDPASRIITRSAQIFFSSVFRKRLTAAETVSAEADRKLSNEPSEAVSASQNPFGVQEPVVNGSDDLNNHSDNSGVGELEQILKQKTFTRAEIDRLTELLRSRTVDIPAEDEKKRSEPSTLQPVAYNHKVELANVPVQENGVDSRRLLGEASTPAVSSRILEEDIASPAELAKAYMGNRTSKVSPSTLGLHSLREELPLPSNVPFPRKSSGMSLVPRSSVRSAGIPGVSENGYQTPRSRGRSAIYSMARTPYSRIHLTAKGIGDTDDWYAGPSTSPWTLDNNMVSTGKQVSKRRSLVLDNDIGSVGPIRRIRQKTNLMSPKSIGSLAPETHIPTRGTAFGSDVAQGSVSLTQKPLLLEEHRHRSLKMRIAENGSNCIPSTSFASVPSQSSEMAQKILQQLDKLVPSPKEKSSELKLATAGEKSCAKLSLSMLHGQAFRRVEEVDSSKFLNNIQGTCTLDAVGGTPLPVIQDSAYRKLDKVEENGWLKIAASGNKLAPEANGTERNTLNKDTVPIFRTADSAISNSVVTPPQKKQAYQMNAHKESLELDDNCCGTKGVHSVNGKEKLDNSTVEENKAVAAKTVTVEKPPVSEINTPASLILNKSSGTGASDGPRVNQKNPGFGAPLTSVSSTVTQPAPLCQSPPLFGNVVPTKGPASSPVFNFGSKVIGNAPPFTFSSVSSFSESSGLKFDARSGSVLGTSSSPATIGATSTGIITKAALSDTGGKENAPKTGDLFRKHENATFSSVSTSPTPFSFSNSMKNSNLSNGSVAPSTLLFSVPAPSVPASTISSNMSFMSGSATTAITTTGSLSASAASPAFSSVPIFQFGSGTTMAVAPSSVSQPSTSGAESTDLEQKVETAPPFASVSPLPFGTTSSPLTSTGSGIFGLSNVTPASTTNSSSSANHLSSNPFGAGTGPVFGLQTASGTVTSSFTQSIPSQLGLSAASPTFGLSASSTFSSGSSLFGSSTSASKLFSSGSGFGQNSLTTFSTGANHFSTASLFSSSSPPESSVINSAFSSASSPASGFSFGGSSTAGAASGSASSPATGFSFGGSSTASAATGSASPSTGFSFGGSSTAGLVLLLVVY; encoded by the exons ATGTCTACCGCGGCGGCAGGCGGATATGAAGGAGGAGCAGGTGGGAAATTTCGAAAACGACCGTTCCGAAAACAGGCAACGCCGTATGATCGACCAGTGAGCGCACTGAGGAACCCTGTGGAAGGAGGGAACAACAATGGGTGGCTTTCGAAGATTGTGGATCCAGCTTCCAGAATTATCACCCGAAGTGCTCAGATATTTTTCTCTTCTGTATTCCGGAAGCGTCTTACCGCTGCAGAGAcggtttcag CAGAGGCAGACCGTAAACTGAGTAATGAACCTTCTGAAGCTGTTTCTGCT TCACAGAATCCTTTTGGGGTACAAGAACCAGTTGTCAATGGAAGTGATGACCTGAATAATCATTCTGACAATAGTGGGGTTGGTGAACTTGAGCAGATTCTGAAGCAGAAGACCTTTACCAG AGCTGAGATTGACCGCTTGACTGAACTACTCCGTTCAAGAACTGTTGATATACCTGCCgaggatgagaagaaaagaTCTGAACCTAGTACATTGCAGCCAGTAGCTTATAATCACAAAGTGGAACTGGCAAATGTTCCGGTGCAAGAAAATGGAGTGGATTCCCGAAGATTGCTGGGAGAGGCTTCAACCCCTGCTGTTAGTTCACGT ATCCTTGAAGAAGACATTGCATCGCCTGCAGAGCTTGCAAAGGCCTACATGGGTAATAGAACTTCAAAAGTGTCCCCATCAACATTAGGTTTGCATAGTCTcagagaagagttacctttgccAAGTAATGTCCCATTTCCAAGGAAATCATCCGGTATGTCACTTGTACCAAGATCATCAGTTCGCTCTGCTGGCATCCCTGGGGTTTCTGAAAATGGTTATCAGACCCCAAGATCTCGAGGGAGATCTGCCATCTACAGTATGGCTCGTACACCGTATTCCAGAATTCATCTTACTGCCAAG GGTATTGGGGATACAGATGATTGGTATGCTGGCCCATCAACATCTCCCTGGACATTGGACAACAACATGGTTTCTACTGGAAAGCAG GTCTCAAAGCGAAGGAGTTTAGTTTTAGATAATGATATTGGATCTGTTGGCCCCATACGCAGGATCCGTCAAAAGACCAATCTGATGTCTCCTAAAAGTATTGGCTCACTGGCTCCTGAGACTCATATTCCTACTCGTGGAACTGCATTTGGTTCTGATGTTGCTCAAGGTTCTGTTTCTTTGACTCAGAAGCCACTTCTGCTGGAAGAACACAGGCATCGCAGCCTAAAGATGAGAATTGCAGAAAATGGGAGCAATTGCATCCCCAGCACGAGTTTTGCTTCTGTTCCTTCTCAGTCAAGTGAGATGGCCCAAAAAATTTTGCAGCAGCTTGATAAGCTGGTGCCTTCTCCCAAGGAGAAATCATCTGAGCTCAAGCTAGCTACTGCTGGGGAGAAATCATGTGCAAAACTGTCACTTAGTATGTTACATGGCCAGGCTTTTCGGAGGGTGGAGGAAGTAGATTCATCAAAGTTTTTGAATAATATACAAGGTACTTGTACTTTGGATGCCGTTGGTGGTACACCTCTACCTGTTATTCAAGATTCTGCCTATCGAAAGCTGGACAAAGTTGAAGAAAATGGCTGGTTGAAGATTGCTGCTTCTGGAAACAAATTGGCTCCTGAGGCTAATGGCACAGAAAGAAATACGTTGAATAAAGACACTGTCCCTATTTTCAGGACTGCAGATTCAGCTATTTCGAACTCTGTTGTCACCCCTCCACAGAAAAAACAAGCCTACCAGATGAATGCACATAAG GAATCTCTGGAGCTGGATGATAATTGTTGCGGTACCAAAGGTGTACATTCAgttaatggaaaagaaaaactagATAATTCAACTGTGGAGGAGAACAAAGCTGTTGCAGCAAAAACAGTTACTGTGGAGAAGCCTCCAGTTTCTGAAATCAATACCCCTGCTAGTTTGATATTGAACAAATCCAGTGGTACAGGAGCTTCTGATGGTCCCAGGGTTAATCAAAAGAACCCTGGTTTTGGCGCTCCGTTGACATCCGTGTCGAGCACAGTTACTCAGCCGGCCCCCCTCTGTCAGTCACCTCCATTGTTTGGTAATGTAGTTCCAACAAAGGGACCAGCTTCTTCTCCGGTATTCAACTTTGGGTCCAAAGTCATTGGCAATGCACCACCTTTTACATTTTCATCAGTTTCCAGTTTCAGTGAATCATCAGGACTGAAATTTGATGCTCGGTCAGGCTCAGTGCTGGGGACATCAAGCAG CCCTGCCACAATTGGTGCTACATCGACAGGAATTATTACCAAAGCTGCATTATCAGATACAGGTGGTAAAGAAAATGCTCCGAAGACTGGAGACTTGTTCAGGAAACATGAGAATGccactttttcaagtgtgtcGACATCACCCACTCCATTCTCTTTTAGCAATTCGATGAAAAATTCAAATCTAAGCAATGGTTCAGTTGCACCATCAACTTTGTTATTCTCAGTCCCTGCTCCTTCAGTGCCAGCTTCCACTATTTCTTCAAATATGAGTTTCATGAGTGGTTCTGCAACCACTGCTATCACCACCACTGGCAGCCTCTCTGCCTCAGCTGCATCCCCGGCATTTTCTTCAGTGCCCATATTCCAGTTTGGATCCGGCACCACTATGGCAGTGGCTCCAAGTTCAGTGTCGCAGCCATCAACTTCTGGTGCAGAGTCAACAGATTTGGAGCAAAAGGTCGAGACGGCTCCACCTTTTGCCAGTGTAAGCCCCCTTCCGTTTGGTACCACATCTTCTCCCCTTACTAGTACAGGCAGTGGCATCTTTGGGCTCTCCAATGTAACCCCTGCAAGCACTACAAATTCCTCTTCGTCTGCCAATCATCTGAGTTCTAACCCTTTTGGTGCTGGTACTGGGCCTGTGTTTGGTTTGCAGACAGCATCCGGAACTGTTACTTCCTCTTTTACTCAGAGCATTCCAAGCCAGTTGGGCTTATCTGCCGCATCACCTACATTTGGCCTGAGTGCATCTTCTACTTTCAGCTCTGGTAGTTCTTTATTTGGCTCCTCAACCTCAGCTTCTAAACTGTTCAGTTCAGGTTCTGGCTTTGGACAGAATTCTTTAACTACCTTCTCTACGGGGGCTAATCATTTTAGCACTGCCAGTCTATTCAGTTCTAGTTCGCCGCCAGAATCATCAGTAATCAATTCGGCGTTTAGCTCTGCATCTTCTCCAGCGTCAGGGTTTTCTTTTGGAGGGTCCTCAACCGCTGGTGCTGCTAGTGGTAGTGCATCATCTCCAGCGACAGGGTTTTCTTTTGGAGGATCCTCAACTGCTAGTGCTGCTACTGGTAGTGCATCTCCATCAACAGGGTTTTCATTTGGAGGATCCTCGACTGCTGGT CTGGTGCTGCTACTGGTAGTGTACTGA
- the LOC122651270 gene encoding nuclear pore complex protein NUP1-like isoform X3, producing MSTAAAGGYEGGAGGKFRKRPFRKQATPYDRPVSALRNPVEGGNNNGWLSKIVDPASRIITRSAQIFFSSVFRKRLTAAETVSEADRKLSNEPSEAVSANPFGVQEPVVNGSDDLNNHSDNSGVGELEQILKQKTFTRAEIDRLTELLRSRTVDIPAEDEKKRSEPSTLQPVAYNHKVELANVPVQENGVDSRRLLGEASTPAVSSRILEEDIASPAELAKAYMGNRTSKVSPSTLGLHSLREELPLPSNVPFPRKSSGMSLVPRSSVRSAGIPGVSENGYQTPRSRGRSAIYSMARTPYSRIHLTAKGIGDTDDWYAGPSTSPWTLDNNMVSTGKQVSKRRSLVLDNDIGSVGPIRRIRQKTNLMSPKSIGSLAPETHIPTRGTAFGSDVAQGSVSLTQKPLLLEEHRHRSLKMRIAENGSNCIPSTSFASVPSQSSEMAQKILQQLDKLVPSPKEKSSELKLATAGEKSCAKLSLSMLHGQAFRRVEEVDSSKFLNNIQGTCTLDAVGGTPLPVIQDSAYRKLDKVEENGWLKIAASGNKLAPEANGTERNTLNKDTVPIFRTADSAISNSVVTPPQKKQAYQMNAHKESLELDDNCCGTKGVHSVNGKEKLDNSTVEENKAVAAKTVTVEKPPVSEINTPASLILNKSSGTGASDGPRVNQKNPGFGAPLTSVSSTVTQPAPLCQSPPLFGNVVPTKGPASSPVFNFGSKVIGNAPPFTFSSVSSFSESSGLKFDARSGSVLGTSSSPATIGATSTGIITKAALSDTGGKENAPKTGDLFRKHENATFSSVSTSPTPFSFSNSMKNSNLSNGSVAPSTLLFSVPAPSVPASTISSNMSFMSGSATTAITTTGSLSASAASPAFSSVPIFQFGSGTTMAVAPSSVSQPSTSGAESTDLEQKVETAPPFASVSPLPFGTTSSPLTSTGSGIFGLSNVTPASTTNSSSSANHLSSNPFGAGTGPVFGLQTASGTVTSSFTQSIPSQLGLSAASPTFGLSASSTFSSGSSLFGSSTSASKLFSSGSGFGQNSLTTFSTGANHFSTASLFSSSSPPESSVINSAFSSASSPASGFSFGGSSTAGAASGSASSPATGFSFGGSSTASAATGSASPSTGFSFGGSSTAGATTVIASPATTGFSFGGSSTAGAATGSVLMGFGSGIGASSGSVFSFTSASAATSSASLTSSQPVFGVPNPSITFGSSCPANDQMNMEDSMAEDTVQASTPAVPTFGQPATTPSPGFMFTSAPSGAPFQFGAQQNPATPQNSSPFQATSGNFDFAPGGSFSLGTADKSNRRIFRAKRDKTRKK from the exons ATGTCTACCGCGGCGGCAGGCGGATATGAAGGAGGAGCAGGTGGGAAATTTCGAAAACGACCGTTCCGAAAACAGGCAACGCCGTATGATCGACCAGTGAGCGCACTGAGGAACCCTGTGGAAGGAGGGAACAACAATGGGTGGCTTTCGAAGATTGTGGATCCAGCTTCCAGAATTATCACCCGAAGTGCTCAGATATTTTTCTCTTCTGTATTCCGGAAGCGTCTTACCGCTGCAGAGAcggtttcag AGGCAGACCGTAAACTGAGTAATGAACCTTCTGAAGCTGTTTCTGCT AATCCTTTTGGGGTACAAGAACCAGTTGTCAATGGAAGTGATGACCTGAATAATCATTCTGACAATAGTGGGGTTGGTGAACTTGAGCAGATTCTGAAGCAGAAGACCTTTACCAG AGCTGAGATTGACCGCTTGACTGAACTACTCCGTTCAAGAACTGTTGATATACCTGCCgaggatgagaagaaaagaTCTGAACCTAGTACATTGCAGCCAGTAGCTTATAATCACAAAGTGGAACTGGCAAATGTTCCGGTGCAAGAAAATGGAGTGGATTCCCGAAGATTGCTGGGAGAGGCTTCAACCCCTGCTGTTAGTTCACGT ATCCTTGAAGAAGACATTGCATCGCCTGCAGAGCTTGCAAAGGCCTACATGGGTAATAGAACTTCAAAAGTGTCCCCATCAACATTAGGTTTGCATAGTCTcagagaagagttacctttgccAAGTAATGTCCCATTTCCAAGGAAATCATCCGGTATGTCACTTGTACCAAGATCATCAGTTCGCTCTGCTGGCATCCCTGGGGTTTCTGAAAATGGTTATCAGACCCCAAGATCTCGAGGGAGATCTGCCATCTACAGTATGGCTCGTACACCGTATTCCAGAATTCATCTTACTGCCAAG GGTATTGGGGATACAGATGATTGGTATGCTGGCCCATCAACATCTCCCTGGACATTGGACAACAACATGGTTTCTACTGGAAAGCAG GTCTCAAAGCGAAGGAGTTTAGTTTTAGATAATGATATTGGATCTGTTGGCCCCATACGCAGGATCCGTCAAAAGACCAATCTGATGTCTCCTAAAAGTATTGGCTCACTGGCTCCTGAGACTCATATTCCTACTCGTGGAACTGCATTTGGTTCTGATGTTGCTCAAGGTTCTGTTTCTTTGACTCAGAAGCCACTTCTGCTGGAAGAACACAGGCATCGCAGCCTAAAGATGAGAATTGCAGAAAATGGGAGCAATTGCATCCCCAGCACGAGTTTTGCTTCTGTTCCTTCTCAGTCAAGTGAGATGGCCCAAAAAATTTTGCAGCAGCTTGATAAGCTGGTGCCTTCTCCCAAGGAGAAATCATCTGAGCTCAAGCTAGCTACTGCTGGGGAGAAATCATGTGCAAAACTGTCACTTAGTATGTTACATGGCCAGGCTTTTCGGAGGGTGGAGGAAGTAGATTCATCAAAGTTTTTGAATAATATACAAGGTACTTGTACTTTGGATGCCGTTGGTGGTACACCTCTACCTGTTATTCAAGATTCTGCCTATCGAAAGCTGGACAAAGTTGAAGAAAATGGCTGGTTGAAGATTGCTGCTTCTGGAAACAAATTGGCTCCTGAGGCTAATGGCACAGAAAGAAATACGTTGAATAAAGACACTGTCCCTATTTTCAGGACTGCAGATTCAGCTATTTCGAACTCTGTTGTCACCCCTCCACAGAAAAAACAAGCCTACCAGATGAATGCACATAAG GAATCTCTGGAGCTGGATGATAATTGTTGCGGTACCAAAGGTGTACATTCAgttaatggaaaagaaaaactagATAATTCAACTGTGGAGGAGAACAAAGCTGTTGCAGCAAAAACAGTTACTGTGGAGAAGCCTCCAGTTTCTGAAATCAATACCCCTGCTAGTTTGATATTGAACAAATCCAGTGGTACAGGAGCTTCTGATGGTCCCAGGGTTAATCAAAAGAACCCTGGTTTTGGCGCTCCGTTGACATCCGTGTCGAGCACAGTTACTCAGCCGGCCCCCCTCTGTCAGTCACCTCCATTGTTTGGTAATGTAGTTCCAACAAAGGGACCAGCTTCTTCTCCGGTATTCAACTTTGGGTCCAAAGTCATTGGCAATGCACCACCTTTTACATTTTCATCAGTTTCCAGTTTCAGTGAATCATCAGGACTGAAATTTGATGCTCGGTCAGGCTCAGTGCTGGGGACATCAAGCAG CCCTGCCACAATTGGTGCTACATCGACAGGAATTATTACCAAAGCTGCATTATCAGATACAGGTGGTAAAGAAAATGCTCCGAAGACTGGAGACTTGTTCAGGAAACATGAGAATGccactttttcaagtgtgtcGACATCACCCACTCCATTCTCTTTTAGCAATTCGATGAAAAATTCAAATCTAAGCAATGGTTCAGTTGCACCATCAACTTTGTTATTCTCAGTCCCTGCTCCTTCAGTGCCAGCTTCCACTATTTCTTCAAATATGAGTTTCATGAGTGGTTCTGCAACCACTGCTATCACCACCACTGGCAGCCTCTCTGCCTCAGCTGCATCCCCGGCATTTTCTTCAGTGCCCATATTCCAGTTTGGATCCGGCACCACTATGGCAGTGGCTCCAAGTTCAGTGTCGCAGCCATCAACTTCTGGTGCAGAGTCAACAGATTTGGAGCAAAAGGTCGAGACGGCTCCACCTTTTGCCAGTGTAAGCCCCCTTCCGTTTGGTACCACATCTTCTCCCCTTACTAGTACAGGCAGTGGCATCTTTGGGCTCTCCAATGTAACCCCTGCAAGCACTACAAATTCCTCTTCGTCTGCCAATCATCTGAGTTCTAACCCTTTTGGTGCTGGTACTGGGCCTGTGTTTGGTTTGCAGACAGCATCCGGAACTGTTACTTCCTCTTTTACTCAGAGCATTCCAAGCCAGTTGGGCTTATCTGCCGCATCACCTACATTTGGCCTGAGTGCATCTTCTACTTTCAGCTCTGGTAGTTCTTTATTTGGCTCCTCAACCTCAGCTTCTAAACTGTTCAGTTCAGGTTCTGGCTTTGGACAGAATTCTTTAACTACCTTCTCTACGGGGGCTAATCATTTTAGCACTGCCAGTCTATTCAGTTCTAGTTCGCCGCCAGAATCATCAGTAATCAATTCGGCGTTTAGCTCTGCATCTTCTCCAGCGTCAGGGTTTTCTTTTGGAGGGTCCTCAACCGCTGGTGCTGCTAGTGGTAGTGCATCATCTCCAGCGACAGGGTTTTCTTTTGGAGGATCCTCAACTGCTAGTGCTGCTACTGGTAGTGCATCTCCATCAACAGGGTTTTCATTTGGAGGATCCTCGACTGCTGGTGCAACTACTGTTATTGCATCTCCGGCGACAACAGGGTTTTCATTTGGAGGATCCTCGACAGCTGGTGCTGCTACTGGTAGTGTACTGATGGGATTTGGCTCTGGTATTGGTGCCTCATCAGGGTCAGTTTTCTCATTCACTTCAGCTTCTGCAGCCACCTCCTCAGCCTCTCTTACCTCATCACAGCCTGTGTTTGGTGTGCCGAATCCAAGCATCACATTTGGTTCATCATGTCCGGCTAACGACCAGATGAACATGGAAGATAGCATGGCAGAGGACACAGTACAAGCATCAACACCTGCTGTTCCGACATTTGGCCAGCCAGCTACTACCCCTTCACCTGGTTTCATGTTTACTTCTGCTCCATCAGGAGCTCCATTCCAGTTTGGTGCCCAACAGAATCCGGCTACTCCACAGAACTCATCTCCATTTCAGGCTACTTCTGGTAATTTTGATTTTGCTCCTGGGGGAAGCTTCTCATTAGGAACTGCTGATAAGTCTAACCGGAGAATTTTCCGAGCAAAACGTGATAAGACGCGGAAGAAGTAA